One Hermetia illucens chromosome 4, iHerIll2.2.curated.20191125, whole genome shotgun sequence DNA segment encodes these proteins:
- the LOC119654126 gene encoding protein stum-like, with the protein MSPSSLTAANLYDNQCTSLFGDPVPPSPEICFEELDKDLYRTLRGRSDSMQSNSIVDDFPKANSFATPGDKGSGLSNSQRISSSRLSRRESDDQPTIRIFTPTINRLASISPTEDLKYSVGTTVPVGRYLPQNSASNRPQLVVSPPSQDYDPADLWNDNVANKNRRRSSELSEVLSANLGTIRSQQKPENDTKRIFSKEPMRFRRQGSNESFSSGEWFKPSNDYQEWAKIPRLRPSSKNVMSINQESGNHRESPLASLIQGSTTSTSSDEKASPETVKMNTIPNDTPLVIISRDVDEYGEMEESPPKELPPPEAATIPKELPLPIMTNAVTTGSNFRANPPRPQKKPSFTIIAERSPQSSRPTSPSPLNSGRVSPFLGYGFKESPRPTSRRKSSQSSKIQLPNITDPNNNLNTSDDSVRPLVQFNMSSLSGPSAQDPSTKGSLLQRPKVPTRTKKKQKLKQTEKPKGLPKVHSFESLPKITKTSAPKLPSRRLSKTSIELSSGVKNSLPLPSHNPTSKQKGVLRVFSADSSPSENPDTEAANGRKASLKRRNSLSPVRKDQRRDSVSSERRSSSLTMPRSSITSDRRSSNLSTVTTSDFSFRRNSISPPRNTIDPSMLSARSVKSSPRSPRRVAKPTSLSPIIGTPNKDTQLSTEEQLPTGSNSRRSSQSRIPLVEGSNTPSRSNSRVASRNNSRVPSAVNSRAASPSKDFLPISRPNSRVTSRPTSRSSSRGDTRIPSRIPSRSNSRSSVYERVDPITKKAASLSPPKSRRVSPIPKKSRSESPKKSPRRSASPRKSPSPPRTRSVSRTERRSASMSRSPMLMKSPTPAQEEKIQQPTPQTSRIPSRKDPGVSAKKVSNNLKKPEITVKRSSSVGRTSTVKKGKETSSVGKPSGSEASSLKPSSSFRGGVSSVKRETSNLRRETSNVRKEKEKEKEKVKTNLRKGPSNLKKESSDQKKASSTVKPVKKDGTTSKGMASNLPKAALKNIKRETSNVKRETSTVKREAGKDRI; encoded by the exons ATGTCACCATCCTCATTGACCGCTGCCAACCTTTACGACAATCAATGCACCAGCCTCTTTGGCGATCCTGTCCCACCATCACCGGAAATATGTTTCGAGGAATTAGATAAGGACTTGTACAGGACTCTTCGTGGTAGATCCGACTCCATGCAGAGCAATAGCATAGTCGATGATTTTCCCAAGGCTAATTCGTTTGCAACGCCTGGCGACAAGGGTAGTGGACTTAGTAACAGCCAAAGGATATCGTCTAGTAGACTTAGCAGACGTGAAAGCGATGATCAGCCTACGATAAggatattcacaccaacgattaATCGGCTAGCTAGCATTAGTCCAACGGAAGACCTTAAGTATTCAGTTGGTACAACGGTTCCAGTAGGTAGATATTTACCACAAAACTCTGCTTCCAATCGACCTCAATTGGTGGTTAGTCCTCCTAGTCAGGACTATGATCCCGCTGATCTGTGGAATGATAATGTGGCTAACAAGAATCGAAGGAGATCTTCAGAACTCTCCGAAGTTCTAAGTGCCAATCTAGGAACTATCCG GAGTCAACAGAAGCCAGAGAATGATACAAAACGGATCTTTTCCAAGGAACCAATGCGATTCCGTAGGCAAGGGTCAAATGAATCATTTTCTAGTGGGGAGTGGTTTAAACCAAGTAACGACTACCAAGAGTGGGCGAAAATACCAAGACTGAGACCGAGTTCAAAGAACGTCATGTCAATAAACCAGGAGTCAGGAAATCATCGTGAATCACCTCTAGCGTCTCTAATACAAGGTTCCACCACGTCAACGAGTAGTGATGAAAAAGCAAGTCCGGAAACAGTGAAGATGAATACTATTCCTAACGATACCCCCTTAGTAATTATATCTCGCGATGTAGATGAATACGGGGAAATGGAGGAATCCCCACCAAAGGAACTTCCGCCCCCTGAGGCAGCCACAATTCCTAAGGAACTACCGTTGCCTATTATGACCAACGCTGTAACCACCGGTTCGAATTTTAG AGCGAACCCTCCAAGGCCACAAAAGAAACCATCCTTTACAATCATAGCCGAGCGATCACCACAGTCATCACGACCTACTAGTCCTAGCCCTCTGAACAGTGGGCGCGTTTCACCTTTCCTTGGATATGGCTTCAAGGAATCACCACGTCCAACTTCCAGACGGAAGTCATCACAATCATCGAAAATTCAACTCCCGAATATCACCGATCCGAACAACAATTTGAATACCTCAGATGATTCGGTCCGACCCTTAGTACAGTTCAATATGTCTTCCTTATCTGGACCGTCTGCACAAGACCCTTCAACAAAAGGTTCCCTTCTACAAAGGCCTAAAGTTCCCACaagaacgaaaaagaaacaaaaactaAAGCAAACTGAAAAACCGAAGGGCCTCCCGAAAGTTCATAGTTTTGAATCGCTTCCAAAAATTACGAAAACCTCTGCCCCGAAGCTTCCATCGCGACGTTTGAGTAAGACCTCAATTGAATTGAGTTCCGGAGTGAAAAACAGTCTTCCTCTGCCAAGTCACAATCCTACCAGTAAACAAAAAGGAGTGCTCAGGGTATTTAGTGCTGACAGTTCCCCATCGGAGAATCCAGATACCGAGGCTGCAAATGGAAGAAAAGCGTCGCTAAAACGAAGGAATTCACTTTCTCCAGTACGCAAAGACCAAAGAAGAGATTCTGTTTCAAGTGAAAGGCGTAGTTCAAGCCTAACAATGCCCAGAAGTTCTATTACTTCAGATCGCCGAAGTTCCAATCTTAGTACCGTTACGACTTCTGACTTCAGTTTCCGACGGAACTCAATATCGCCACCAAGAAACACTATTGATCCAAGTATGTTGAGTGCGCGAAGTGTCAAGTCTTCTCCCAGATCGCCTCGAAGAGTAGCCAAACCCACCAGTCTTTCGCCCATAATTGGTACCCCAAACAAAGATACTCAACTTAGTACGGAAGAGCAACTTCCCACTGGTTCCAACAGTCGAAGAAGCTCTCAGTCCAGAATACCTCTTGTTGAAGGTTCAAATACTCCTTCCCGTTCGAATTCACGAGTAGCATCAAGAAATAATTCACGAGTCCCATCAGCGGTCAATTCCCGAGCAGCTTCTCCTAGTAAAGACTTCTTACCCATATCGCGACCTAATTCACGGGTAACTTCTAGACCCACATCACGATCCAGTTCCCGGGGCGACACGAGAATTCCATCCAGGATTCCATCGAGATCTAATTCTCGGAGCAGCGTTTATGAAAGGGTCGATCCAATTACGAAAAAAGCAGCAAGTTTAAGTCCACCAAAAAGTCGAAGAGTAAGCCCTATTCCGAAAAAAAGCCGAAGTGAAAGTCCTAAGAAGTCACCCAGGCGTTCGGCGAGTCCGCGTAAATCACCATCGCCACCACGAACTCGAAGTGTTAGCCGTACTGAACGACGCTCCGCTTCTATGAGTAGATCCCCAATGCTTATGAAATCACCTACCCCAGCGCAAGAAGAAAAAATCCAACAACCCACACCACAGACGTCGCGAATACCTTCCAGGAAGGATCCTGGAGTAAGTGCCAAAAAAGTGtctaataatttgaaaaaacctGAAATAACAGTGAAGCGGTCATCGTCAGTTGGAAGGACAAGTACTGTTAAGAAGGGAAAAGAAACTAGTTCTGTGGGGAAACCCTCGGGAAGTGAAGCCTCTAGCCTGAAGCCTTCTTCAAGCTTTAGAGGTGGAGTTTCATCAGTGAAAAGAGAGACCTCCAATCTTCGGAGAGAAACTTCGAATGTTcgaaaagagaaagaaaaggaGAAAGAGAAGGTAAAGACAAACCTACGAAAAGGACCGTCTAATTTAAAAAAGGAATCATCAGACCAGAAAAAGGCAAGCAGTACCGTGAAACCTGTTAAAAAGGATGGAACGACTTCGAAGGGAATGGCTTCAAATCTTCCAAAGGCAGCATTGAAAAATATCAAACGTGAAACCTCTAATGTAAAACGCGAAACTTCTACTGTAAAACGGGAAGC CGGGAAGGATCGAATTTAA